Genomic segment of Geminocystis herdmanii PCC 6308:
AATGTTAGTAGCAATAATGAAATTAGCAAAAAATAATCCCACTTTAGAAACAAAAGAAATTGAAAAAAATAACAGTTAATGATTAATTTTACTATTGCGTGGATTACCTTACCTTTTATCTTAGGTTTTGTTATTTATTTGTTACCTAAATTTGATAAATATTTAGCACTATTTGGTGTTTTAATTTCTTTGGGTTATAGTTTAACAATATTGTTGACTAATCAATCTTTAAATTTAGAGTTATTAGATAATTTTGGGGTTACTTTAACTGTTGATAATCTCAGTAGTTATTTTGTTTTAACTAATTCGATCGTAACTCTAGCGGTGATAATATATTGTTGGCAGAGGGAAAAAATAGCCTTTTTTTATGCGCAAATTATTCTCTTACATGGCAGTTTAAATTCTGCTTTTCTTACCACAGATTTTATTAGTTTATATGTTGCCTTAGAAGTTATCGGCATGATAGCTTTTGTTTTAATTGCTTATCCTCGCACGGATAAATCAATTTGGGTAGCATTTCGTTATCTATTTGTCGGTGGTATTGTTTTGTTATTCTATTTAGCAGGGGCAATTTTAGTTTATAAAGCGAATCTTTCTTTTCGCTTTGAAGGTTTAATCAATGCACCCCCTGAAGCATTAGTGTTGATTATTTTAGGCTTATTTGTCAAAGGAGGAGTTTTCCTTTCGGGGTTATGGTTGCCTCTAACTCACTCAGAAGCAGAAACTCCAGTATCGGCATTGCTATCGGGGATTGTGGTAAAAGCCAGTATCTTACCGTTAATTCGATGTGCGGCTATTAGCGAAGATGTTGATTTCATCGTTAGAGTTTTTGCGGTGGCAACGGCATTATTGGGAGTTGTTTATGCTTTATTTGAAAAAGATATTAAGAGATTATTAGCCTTTTCTAGTATTTCTCAAATGGGGTTTATTCTTGCTTCTCCTTCTGTCGGTGGATTTTATGCTTTAACTCACGGATTGGCAAAATGTACTCTATTTTTATGTGCTGGTAATTTACCTTCTCGAAACTTATCAGAATTAAAAAATCAACCAATAAATATTAATCTTTGGATTCCTTTATCTTTAGCTTCTTTATCTGCGGTAGGTTTTCCTTTTTTCTCTAGTTTTGAGGCAAAAGCATTAACTTATCAAAATCTCTTACCTTGGCAAGTTATTCCCATGAATATTATTGCTGTTGGTACTGGTATTTATCTTGTACAATTAATTTTATTACCCTATAAAAAGAATGCACAACCAAAAAAATATCCTTATTTAGAATTAGCTGTAACAATTTTAATTATTAGTATTCTTGCCGCTAATATAATTTATTTTTCAGCCTATAGTTTTATCAATATTCTTAAGGCTTTAATTACTTTTGCTATTAGTTGTTTCTGTTACGCTTTTATTTTCCGAAAAAATACTATTCAAATATCTCGTACTTTAGAACAATTTGAGCATTTAGTCGGTTTTATGACTTTGATTCCAGTTTTACTATATTGTATTTTATTAATGGTTCATAGTCCATCATTATAATCATGGATAATGGATAATGCTTCAGTTAAACATTAAATTAAAATATTCATTACTTTTAACTTCTTATTTTTTAGTGTTTAACATCAAACTTAATCAAATAATTCTCAATTTTCAATTCTCAATTCTCAATTAATTTAATTTATGATTTTATCTATAATTTTAAGGTTAACAATTTGGTTTTTACTTACGTCAGATTTGAGTCTGATTAATATTATTATAGGGATTTTAATTGCTTTTTTGTTACCACAAAATCCCCCCGAAAGACAGTCAATTAAAGATTGGATACATTTGTTAGGAGAATTATTTATTTCTATTGTTCAAGCCTATAAGGAAGCTATAGAAATAATTATTTTTCCCCATGCTTATGAAGGTTTAACTGTGCAAAGAGTGCCACCAAATCGATCGAAATATTTAATATTTTTAGATGTATTTCTAATCACTTTTACACCCAAAACCATCGTACTCAAATATAACGAAGAAGGATGGTTTACTATCCATAGAATTTTAAGGAAAAAAACACCATGAATATTATCTTAATCATCATGATTTTAACTTTATTAATCCCCATTTATGAGACATGGCATAATGAAGATATTTGGCAAAAAATGTTAGCCTTTTCTAGTATTTCTTGTAAAAGTGCCATTCTCACTTTATTTATTTCCGTTTTACGAGATGA
This window contains:
- a CDS encoding cation:proton antiporter encodes the protein MINFTIAWITLPFILGFVIYLLPKFDKYLALFGVLISLGYSLTILLTNQSLNLELLDNFGVTLTVDNLSSYFVLTNSIVTLAVIIYCWQREKIAFFYAQIILLHGSLNSAFLTTDFISLYVALEVIGMIAFVLIAYPRTDKSIWVAFRYLFVGGIVLLFYLAGAILVYKANLSFRFEGLINAPPEALVLIILGLFVKGGVFLSGLWLPLTHSEAETPVSALLSGIVVKASILPLIRCAAISEDVDFIVRVFAVATALLGVVYALFEKDIKRLLAFSSISQMGFILASPSVGGFYALTHGLAKCTLFLCAGNLPSRNLSELKNQPININLWIPLSLASLSAVGFPFFSSFEAKALTYQNLLPWQVIPMNIIAVGTGIYLVQLILLPYKKNAQPKKYPYLELAVTILIISILAANIIYFSAYSFINILKALITFAISCFCYAFIFRKNTIQISRTLEQFEHLVGFMTLIPVLLYCILLMVHSPSL
- a CDS encoding Na+/H+ antiporter subunit E, whose protein sequence is MILSIILRLTIWFLLTSDLSLINIIIGILIAFLLPQNPPERQSIKDWIHLLGELFISIVQAYKEAIEIIIFPHAYEGLTVQRVPPNRSKYLIFLDVFLITFTPKTIVLKYNEEGWFTIHRILRKKTP